Within the Arthrobacter caoxuetaonis genome, the region TCATTGCGAGATTGAGCCGGTTGCGCTCACCGCCGGAGAGCACGCCCGCTTTCTTCTGCTGGTCCGGACCTTTGAAACCGAACGCCGAGACATACGCGCGGGAGGGCATCTCGACCTGTCCGACCTGAATGAAGTCGTGGCCGTCGGAGACAACTTCCCAGAGGGTCTTGTTCGGATCGATGCCGCCGCGGGACTGGTCCACGTAGGAGATCTTGACCGATTCACCGATCTTCAGCTCACCGCCGTCGAGGGGCTCCAAGCCAACAATCGTCTTGAAAAGCGTCGACTTACCGACGCCGTTGGGGCCAATCACACCGACAATGCCGTTGCGCGGCAGGGAGAAGGACAATCCTTCTATCAGCTTGCGGCCGTCGAAGCCCTTCTCCAGGTTCTTCCCTTCCAGGACCAGGGAGCCGAGCCGGGGGCCGGCCGGAATCTGGATTTCTTCGAAGTCAAGCTTGCGGGTGCGCTCAGCTTCCGCTGCCATTTCCTCGTAGCGGGCCAGGCGGGCCTTGGACTTGGTCTGGCGTCCCTTGGCGTTGGAGCGGACCCAGTCCAGTTCGTCGGAGAGACGCTTGGCCAGCTTCTGGTCTTTCTTACCCTGCACTTCAAGGCGGGCGCGCTTCTTCTCCAGGTAAGTGGAGTAGTTGCCCTCGTACGGGTAGAGGTGCCCGCGGTCCACTTCGGCGATCCACTCTGCCACGTGGTCAAGGAAGTACCGGTCGTGGGTCACGGCCAGGACGGCGCCGTGGTAGGAGGAGAGATGCTGTTCCAGCCACAGCACGCTCTCGGCGTCGAGGTGGTTGGTGGGCTCATCAAGCAGCAGCAGGTCCGGCTTCTGGAGCAGGAGCTTGCACAGGGCCACCCGGCGGCGTTCACCGCCGGAAAGGACCGTGACGTCGGCGTCTGCCGGCGGGCACCGGAGGGCATCCATTGCCTGCTCCAGCTGGGAATCGATGTCCCAGGCGTCAGCTGCGTCAATAGCTTCCTGCAGCTTGCCCATTTCTTCGAGCAGGGAATCGAAGTCAGCGTCGGGCTGCGCCATCTCCTCGGAAATCTCGTTGAAACGCTGGATCTTGCCGTAGATCTCCCCAACGCCCTCCTGGACGTTGCCCAGGACGGTCTTTTCTTCGTTCAGCGGGGGTTCCTGCAGCAGGATGCCCACGGTGTAGCCCGGGCTGAGCCGTGCCTCACCGTTAGAGGGAGTGTCCAGCCCCGCCATGATCTTGAGGATGGTGGACTTACCCGCACCGTTAGGCCCCACCACGCCGATCTTGGCGCCGGGGTAGAAGGACATGCTTACGTCGTCGAGGATAACTTTGTCGCCAACGGCCTTTCGGGCCTTGGTCATCGTGTAGATAAATTCCGCCATGCTCTCAGGCTAGTGTGTCGACACCACTATGTGCCATTTGGCGGGAAGCGGGC harbors:
- the ettA gene encoding energy-dependent translational throttle protein EttA — translated: MAEFIYTMTKARKAVGDKVILDDVSMSFYPGAKIGVVGPNGAGKSTILKIMAGLDTPSNGEARLSPGYTVGILLQEPPLNEEKTVLGNVQEGVGEIYGKIQRFNEISEEMAQPDADFDSLLEEMGKLQEAIDAADAWDIDSQLEQAMDALRCPPADADVTVLSGGERRRVALCKLLLQKPDLLLLDEPTNHLDAESVLWLEQHLSSYHGAVLAVTHDRYFLDHVAEWIAEVDRGHLYPYEGNYSTYLEKKRARLEVQGKKDQKLAKRLSDELDWVRSNAKGRQTKSKARLARYEEMAAEAERTRKLDFEEIQIPAGPRLGSLVLEGKNLEKGFDGRKLIEGLSFSLPRNGIVGVIGPNGVGKSTLFKTIVGLEPLDGGELKIGESVKISYVDQSRGGIDPNKTLWEVVSDGHDFIQVGQVEMPSRAYVSAFGFKGPDQQKKAGVLSGGERNRLNLAMTLKQGGNLLLLDEPTNDLDVETLSSLENALLEFPGCAVVVSHDRWFLDRVATHILAWEGTDENPANWYWFEGNFESYEQNKVERLGADAAKPHRVTHRRLTRD